In Methanosarcina siciliae T4/M, one genomic interval encodes:
- a CDS encoding sulfite exporter TauE/SafE family protein yields MTPTDPLYFGVLIFTGAFAGIISGLLGIGGGFIMSPVQYWLLQETGMDPDLAIRAALGTSLFVILINAIIVTQKYHKNHAVLWKPALIMGISGSIASFAGAAVASYLPASTLSTIFGVVIIIGALKTYTTPAVKKKEKIRTNQVFYIFGGLFIGFFSGLLGIGGGVVGIPVMLIFLHFDMRKAVGTSAAIMLFTSFGGSAGYILNGWGQAGLPPYSLGYINLLNWILLVVPGLLAARTGAEVGHLVNPEYLKHLFVLLMVYVGLEMIGVI; encoded by the coding sequence ATGACTCCTACAGACCCCCTTTATTTTGGCGTTCTTATTTTTACAGGTGCCTTTGCAGGCATTATCTCAGGGCTTCTGGGTATAGGGGGAGGCTTTATTATGTCTCCTGTCCAGTACTGGCTTTTGCAGGAAACCGGGATGGACCCGGATCTGGCCATAAGGGCGGCTCTCGGAACAAGCCTCTTTGTGATCCTGATAAACGCTATAATTGTTACCCAGAAATATCACAAAAACCATGCAGTGCTCTGGAAACCGGCTCTGATTATGGGAATTTCCGGTTCGATTGCCAGTTTCGCAGGGGCAGCAGTAGCTTCTTACCTGCCGGCCTCAACCCTGAGTACAATTTTCGGGGTCGTGATCATAATTGGAGCCCTGAAAACTTATACCACCCCGGCTGTAAAGAAAAAAGAGAAAATTCGCACCAATCAGGTATTTTATATCTTTGGCGGTCTCTTCATAGGCTTTTTTTCAGGTCTCCTCGGGATTGGGGGAGGAGTAGTCGGAATTCCGGTCATGTTGATTTTTCTGCATTTCGATATGAGAAAAGCTGTCGGGACCTCGGCGGCAATTATGCTCTTTACCTCTTTCGGAGGGTCAGCCGGATATATTCTCAATGGCTGGGGACAGGCCGGGCTTCCTCCTTATTCTCTTGGCTATATCAATCTCCTGAACTGGATATTACTTGTAGTCCCCGGGCTTCTTGCGGCAAGAACAGGAGCAGAAGTTGGCCATCTGGTAAACCCGGAATATTTAAAACACCTTTTTGTACTTCTTATGGTCTACGTAGGGCTGGAAATGATAGGAGTTATTTGA
- the nikB gene encoding nickel ABC transporter permease, producing MWKYIAKRLAMVSVVIAGVTLVAFSAMYLAPGDPAEVIALARYGDDLSASQIETLSDAEGLDAPVHMQYLIWMGHLLRLDFGKSLVTSEDVLTEILQKLPATAELAIVSLLVSLLIALPTGVLGALRKNTLLDSGCMFVSLVGVSVPNFWLGLLLIWLFALTLHLFPSFGYGGLEHFVLPALTLGSSMAAVTARLTRASLLEVLGQDYILAARARGFDERTVLFRHALKNALLPVITFAGMQFGYLLGGAVIVESIFSWPGIGKLLVDSIFARDFSMVQGCVLFIAVLFSLSSLVVDILYAVLDPRIRYDRSD from the coding sequence ATGTGGAAGTACATAGCAAAACGTCTGGCAATGGTTTCCGTCGTAATCGCAGGAGTTACGCTTGTAGCTTTTTCTGCGATGTACCTTGCTCCCGGCGACCCTGCCGAGGTTATCGCCCTTGCAAGGTACGGAGACGACCTGAGTGCCAGCCAGATTGAAACCCTGAGCGATGCAGAAGGGCTTGATGCTCCCGTGCATATGCAGTACCTCATATGGATGGGGCACCTGCTCCGGCTGGACTTCGGAAAATCGCTTGTGACTTCCGAAGATGTCCTTACTGAAATCCTCCAGAAACTACCTGCAACTGCAGAACTTGCAATTGTCAGCCTGCTGGTTTCCCTGCTGATCGCCCTGCCCACTGGAGTCCTGGGCGCACTCAGAAAAAACACCCTGCTTGACAGCGGCTGTATGTTTGTTTCTCTGGTAGGGGTTTCCGTTCCGAACTTCTGGCTTGGGCTTCTTCTGATCTGGCTTTTTGCCCTGACCCTCCACCTCTTCCCAAGTTTCGGGTACGGAGGCCTGGAACACTTTGTACTTCCTGCTCTCACCCTTGGCAGCTCAATGGCTGCGGTTACTGCAAGGCTCACCCGGGCAAGCCTGCTGGAAGTACTGGGGCAGGATTACATCCTGGCTGCCCGGGCCAGGGGCTTTGACGAGCGCACCGTCCTTTTCCGGCATGCCCTGAAAAATGCTTTGCTCCCGGTTATTACATTTGCAGGAATGCAGTTCGGATACCTTCTGGGGGGGGCCGTGATTGTGGAAAGCATCTTTTCCTGGCCAGGCATTGGAAAACTTCTTGTCGACTCGATTTTTGCGAGGGACTTTTCCATGGTCCAGGGCTGTGTCCTCTTTATTGCCGTGCTCTTTTCCCTCTCCAGCCTTGTAGTCGATATCCTGTATGCAGTGCTTGACCCGAGGATAAGATATGACCGATCTGATTGA
- a CDS encoding ABC transporter substrate-binding protein, which translates to MNRVFKFILVIFMLLVVIGASACTDKETEGTAEGAESGEGSQDLVVGVGTDVNSWYLDMFASGDARFVWAQVYETLVRLDSDLNVIPGLAESWESSDDGKTWIFHLRENVTFHDGTPFNADSVVFSYSNQSYVRQAVLRPVQSVEALDDHTVQFVLAKPMPLPFYLTHVAWPVMGPSCLDAEGNFVKPVGTGPFEFESQAKDQEIVLTKNEAYWGEKPLLDKVTFKVIPEAATRVIALETGEVDMIIKVPEYDVARLEAEEGIRIHRKLTTFTDFLQFNCEKSPFDDTRVRQSVAYTIDTETLVNEVLEGIGEPAGGRAYSPVMMYSDPDLETYTPDLDKAKALLEEAGWKDADGDGIAEKDGEPLHVTLVVSKGVWAARHNPMAQVVQGALKEIGMDVEIQVLDDGAISKLESAGDFDMILRSGYFVWGPYPRHFFVHHSGNPYSHYNNETYDQLVDEADMTLDSQEQEELYHSLQVFVIDEVPAFYLVHEEKIVATGPAVNGYVISSEDPWLNLSGVYLERT; encoded by the coding sequence ATGAATCGGGTTTTTAAGTTCATTTTGGTCATTTTTATGCTGCTTGTTGTAATCGGAGCAAGCGCCTGTACAGATAAAGAAACGGAAGGGACTGCAGAAGGTGCGGAGTCCGGAGAAGGCTCTCAGGACCTTGTGGTGGGTGTAGGTACGGATGTCAACAGCTGGTACCTTGATATGTTTGCATCGGGAGACGCACGTTTTGTCTGGGCTCAGGTCTATGAAACCCTTGTGAGGCTTGATTCGGACCTGAACGTTATCCCCGGGCTTGCGGAGTCCTGGGAAAGTTCTGATGACGGCAAAACCTGGATCTTCCACCTGCGTGAAAATGTGACTTTCCATGACGGGACTCCTTTTAATGCGGATTCGGTTGTTTTCTCTTACTCCAACCAGTCCTATGTAAGGCAGGCCGTTTTAAGACCGGTCCAGAGTGTGGAAGCTCTTGACGACCATACCGTGCAATTCGTCCTGGCAAAACCCATGCCTCTGCCTTTTTACCTGACCCACGTAGCCTGGCCTGTAATGGGTCCGAGCTGCCTTGATGCCGAAGGGAATTTTGTCAAACCCGTTGGGACCGGGCCTTTCGAGTTTGAATCGCAGGCAAAGGACCAGGAAATAGTGCTCACAAAAAACGAAGCCTACTGGGGAGAAAAGCCGTTGCTTGATAAGGTTACGTTCAAAGTAATCCCGGAGGCCGCTACGCGGGTAATTGCCCTTGAGACCGGAGAGGTGGACATGATCATCAAGGTTCCTGAGTACGATGTCGCAAGGCTCGAAGCTGAAGAGGGAATCCGGATACACAGGAAACTCACGACCTTTACGGACTTCCTGCAGTTCAACTGCGAAAAGTCCCCCTTCGATGATACGAGGGTACGCCAGAGTGTTGCTTATACAATCGATACCGAGACTCTCGTAAACGAAGTGCTTGAAGGTATCGGGGAGCCGGCAGGCGGAAGGGCCTATTCCCCTGTAATGATGTACTCGGACCCTGACCTTGAGACATATACCCCGGACCTTGATAAGGCAAAGGCTCTCCTTGAGGAAGCCGGATGGAAAGATGCTGATGGGGACGGGATTGCAGAAAAGGATGGAGAACCCCTGCATGTGACCCTTGTAGTAAGTAAAGGGGTCTGGGCAGCCAGGCATAACCCCATGGCTCAGGTTGTGCAGGGCGCCCTTAAGGAAATAGGAATGGATGTGGAAATCCAGGTGCTTGATGACGGAGCCATAAGCAAACTCGAAAGCGCTGGAGACTTTGATATGATACTCAGGAGCGGTTATTTCGTCTGGGGACCTTACCCGAGGCATTTCTTCGTACACCATTCCGGAAACCCCTATTCGCATTACAACAATGAGACCTATGACCAGCTCGTCGACGAAGCCGATATGACCCTTGATTCGCAGGAGCAGGAAGAGCTCTATCATTCCCTGCAGGTTTTTGTGATCGATGAAGTTCCGGCTTTTTACCTTGTACATGAGGAAAAGATCGTTGCAACCGGACCTGCGGTAAACGGGTATGTCATAAGTTCCGAAGACCCCTGGCTGAACCTTTCAGGGGTCTACCTGGAAAGAACGTAA
- a CDS encoding methyltransferase produces MENNENQTESFFDLLEKPDIDPERFFKLVDSSVRGLREFRLIAAAIELGVFEALKVPLPAGVLAEKLGCDPVLMPHFCESLHSLGLLDRFEEGIHEDVNAQMREKDESEVGTENPNPDSGGMNVGAVYLVSELSATYLLENSPFSQQHYLAERLRNAELWTRLPEIMMKGPEIVEKGHFFGEVVHCMAENAHCGLLQDTIRVVLEHVDFTNVKKLLDLGGGHGLYAIVFSKLNEGLQAFVFDLPPVTHKTKYFIEKYGASNVDIIPGDFFTDEIGSGYDLIFSSFNPGGKVPSLIPKISEALNPGGVFVTRQVPDEKMKSSPLLSLDWNLWTFEDVKKGGSGYSFENSVPFSEYIEMLGNYGLEVFRALDMKDGSRIVFAWKV; encoded by the coding sequence ATGGAAAATAACGAAAATCAAACGGAATCATTTTTTGACTTGCTGGAAAAGCCCGATATAGACCCGGAAAGATTTTTCAAGCTTGTTGATTCTTCTGTTAGGGGTCTGAGGGAGTTCAGGCTCATTGCTGCAGCTATTGAACTTGGGGTATTCGAAGCTCTTAAAGTTCCTTTACCAGCAGGGGTCCTGGCCGAAAAACTTGGCTGTGATCCGGTGCTCATGCCTCACTTCTGCGAGTCTCTGCACAGCCTCGGGCTCCTTGACAGGTTTGAGGAAGGGATACATGAGGACGTAAATGCGCAGATGCGGGAAAAAGACGAATCCGAAGTCGGTACTGAAAACCCGAACCCCGATTCAGGAGGAATGAATGTGGGGGCAGTGTACCTGGTCTCGGAACTGAGTGCAACGTATCTTCTGGAAAACTCTCCTTTTTCCCAGCAGCATTACCTTGCCGAAAGGCTCAGGAATGCTGAACTCTGGACCCGGCTTCCGGAGATTATGATGAAGGGGCCTGAGATTGTCGAGAAAGGTCATTTCTTCGGAGAGGTAGTCCACTGCATGGCTGAAAATGCGCACTGTGGACTGCTGCAGGACACGATCAGGGTTGTGCTGGAACATGTAGATTTTACAAATGTCAAAAAGCTGCTGGACCTCGGGGGAGGACACGGGCTTTATGCGATCGTTTTTTCTAAGTTGAATGAAGGACTTCAGGCTTTTGTTTTTGACCTCCCTCCGGTTACGCACAAGACAAAATATTTCATAGAAAAGTATGGAGCCTCAAATGTGGACATAATTCCCGGAGACTTCTTTACTGATGAAATCGGAAGCGGGTATGACCTTATCTTTTCTTCCTTTAATCCCGGGGGGAAAGTGCCTTCCCTTATCCCGAAGATTTCCGAAGCTCTCAACCCCGGAGGCGTTTTTGTAACCCGGCAGGTCCCTGATGAAAAAATGAAGTCCAGCCCTCTGCTCAGCCTTGATTGGAACCTCTGGACCTTTGAGGATGTAAAGAAAGGAGGGTCAGGATACAGTTTCGAAAACAGTGTCCCCTTTTCCGAATATATAGAAATGCTGGGCAATTACGGGCTTGAAGTCTTCCGGGCACTTGACATGAAAGACGGGTCACGGATCGTATTTGCCTGGAAAGTATAA
- a CDS encoding ATP-binding cassette domain-containing protein: protein MKLLKVEDLKKYYYSGLFKKEVHKAVDGVSFELERGETLGLVGKSGCGKSTLGRTVLRLLEPTSGRVLFEGQDISGFKGSALKNLGIRMQIIFQNSESCLNPRMKVYEAIAEPLRLHRLCERDEEKGRVQELIEAVSLSEELLFRYPRELSGGQLQRIAIARVLGMKPEFIVADEPTSMLDPLVQAQILSLLKSLQENYGISFLFISHDMEVVKWMSDEIAVMEEGKIIDFR, encoded by the coding sequence ATGAAACTGTTGAAGGTAGAGGACCTGAAAAAGTACTATTATTCAGGATTGTTCAAAAAAGAGGTCCATAAGGCAGTTGACGGGGTCAGTTTTGAGCTCGAAAGAGGAGAAACTCTAGGGCTTGTCGGAAAGAGCGGCTGCGGAAAATCTACGCTCGGGAGAACGGTTTTAAGGCTGCTTGAGCCTACTTCGGGGCGAGTCCTTTTCGAAGGGCAGGATATCTCGGGCTTTAAAGGCAGTGCCCTGAAAAATCTGGGGATCAGAATGCAGATTATTTTTCAGAACTCGGAATCCTGCCTGAACCCGAGGATGAAGGTCTATGAGGCCATTGCAGAACCCCTGCGGCTTCACAGGCTTTGTGAAAGGGACGAAGAAAAAGGACGGGTGCAGGAGCTTATCGAAGCAGTTTCCCTGAGTGAAGAACTGCTTTTCCGCTATCCCCGGGAGTTGAGCGGAGGTCAGCTCCAGAGAATTGCAATAGCCAGAGTCCTTGGCATGAAACCTGAGTTCATAGTTGCGGATGAACCCACATCCATGCTTGACCCGCTTGTCCAGGCCCAGATCCTTTCCCTGCTGAAAAGCCTTCAGGAAAACTACGGGATCAGTTTCCTTTTTATCTCACATGATATGGAAGTTGTAAAGTGGATGAGCGATGAGATCGCGGTTATGGAAGAGGGAAAAATAATTGATTTCAGGTAA
- the nikC gene encoding nickel ABC transporter permease subunit NikC translates to MTDLIERTVRTEKAYLAEKRLSFGEFRKNRLAVSGILLITVLCVLALFAPNLAPHDPLAQRLDSRLLSPSLEYPFGTDELGRCIFSRVIYGTRISLGIGLLVVAVTSIAGTSLGLLSGYRGGMLDEAIMRGVDIVMAFPNIILALVIAGLMGPGFSSVVLALVFTQWPAYARLVRGQVLSLRKRAFVEAARALRPSSFYIMRKHILPNCMDPVIVLGTLEIAHVIIFASALSFLGLGIQPPVPEWGSMLKAGIPYLFTAPHLTFFPGLMIIFTVFAFNFAGDGLRERLGQPADQEVLAR, encoded by the coding sequence ATGACCGATCTGATTGAAAGAACCGTGAGAACTGAAAAGGCATACCTGGCTGAAAAAAGGTTGAGTTTCGGGGAATTCAGGAAGAACAGACTTGCAGTCTCGGGTATCCTGCTTATCACCGTCCTCTGCGTTCTGGCCCTATTTGCCCCAAACCTTGCTCCGCACGACCCCCTTGCCCAGAGACTTGACAGCAGGCTTCTTTCTCCTTCTCTGGAATATCCTTTCGGGACCGATGAATTGGGGCGCTGCATTTTTTCAAGGGTTATCTACGGCACACGCATTTCTCTGGGTATCGGTCTTCTTGTAGTTGCGGTAACATCCATTGCAGGCACATCCCTGGGGCTGCTTTCCGGGTACAGGGGTGGCATGCTGGATGAAGCCATAATGAGAGGAGTAGATATCGTGATGGCTTTTCCCAACATCATCCTTGCCCTTGTGATTGCAGGGCTGATGGGTCCTGGCTTTTCAAGTGTAGTCCTAGCCCTTGTTTTTACCCAGTGGCCTGCTTACGCCAGGCTCGTGCGCGGACAGGTGCTGTCTCTCAGGAAGAGGGCTTTTGTGGAGGCTGCAAGGGCTTTGAGACCTTCAAGCTTCTACATAATGAGAAAACATATCCTCCCGAACTGCATGGATCCCGTAATCGTGCTTGGAACCCTTGAAATTGCGCACGTTATTATCTTTGCTTCGGCCCTGAGTTTTCTCGGACTGGGAATCCAGCCTCCTGTTCCGGAATGGGGCTCCATGCTCAAAGCCGGGATCCCATACCTATTCACAGCTCCCCATCTCACATTTTTCCCGGGCTTGATGATCATTTTCACGGTCTTTGCGTTCAATTTTGCAGGGGACGGTTTGAGGGAAAGACTTGGACAGCCTGCAGATCAGGAGGTGCTGGCAAGGTGA
- a CDS encoding methyltransferase → MKVKNELMETPAVDSDRLVKTMENSTRGLKEYRLIGTALELEVFEALKTPLRAGELAEKMGFDPVLVPHFCEALVRLGMLDRVEEVAEEEGKEKEGEEKAGKSPVLPRYVNSELTATYLLKESPFSQHQYLSEMSRNAALWTRLPELIKQGPVVVDKGPFFWGIISCMAENTRCGLLQEAVCTVMESVDLGKVRRLLDMGGGHGLYSIAFAKMNEQLEAFVFDLPPVTIKTKQYIEKYGASNVDVIPGDFFKDELGTGYDMVFSSFNPGGKAPELIPKIASALNEGGFFVTLQVPDENTEFDPLFSLDWNLWTFEDTKKGGTGYCFENSVPFNEYIGMLGDYGLEVFRILDLKEGSRMVFTKKK, encoded by the coding sequence ATGAAAGTAAAGAACGAATTAATGGAAACTCCAGCTGTGGATTCGGACCGTCTCGTCAAGACCATGGAAAACTCGACCAGGGGACTGAAAGAGTACAGGTTGATCGGTACGGCTCTTGAACTTGAAGTTTTTGAAGCTCTGAAAACCCCCCTTCGGGCAGGGGAACTTGCCGAAAAAATGGGTTTTGATCCGGTGTTAGTCCCTCATTTCTGTGAAGCTCTTGTCAGGCTCGGGATGCTGGACAGGGTTGAGGAGGTAGCTGAGGAAGAGGGGAAGGAAAAAGAGGGCGAGGAAAAAGCCGGAAAAAGCCCGGTTTTGCCCCGGTATGTGAATTCGGAACTTACCGCTACTTATCTCCTAAAGGAAAGTCCTTTTTCTCAGCATCAATATCTTTCCGAAATGTCCAGAAATGCTGCCCTCTGGACCCGTTTGCCTGAGCTTATTAAGCAGGGGCCGGTAGTTGTAGATAAAGGTCCTTTTTTCTGGGGGATTATAAGTTGCATGGCTGAAAACACCCGTTGTGGCCTGCTCCAGGAAGCTGTATGTACGGTTATGGAAAGCGTTGATCTGGGAAAGGTCAGAAGACTCCTGGACATGGGAGGAGGACACGGACTTTATTCCATTGCTTTTGCAAAAATGAACGAGCAGTTAGAAGCCTTTGTATTCGACCTTCCCCCTGTAACCATAAAAACGAAGCAGTATATTGAAAAATACGGGGCTTCCAATGTGGACGTAATTCCCGGAGACTTCTTTAAGGACGAACTCGGTACCGGGTACGACATGGTCTTCTCGTCCTTTAACCCTGGCGGCAAGGCTCCCGAACTTATTCCGAAAATCGCTTCAGCCCTGAACGAGGGGGGTTTTTTCGTAACCCTGCAGGTCCCTGACGAAAATACCGAATTTGACCCTCTCTTCAGCCTGGACTGGAACCTCTGGACCTTTGAAGACACAAAGAAAGGAGGTACTGGATACTGCTTTGAAAACAGCGTTCCTTTCAATGAATATATCGGGATGCTGGGGGATTACGGGCTTGAAGTATTCAGGATCCTGGACCTGAAAGAGGGGTCAAGGATGGTGTTTACAAAAAAGAAGTGA
- a CDS encoding ABC transporter permease produces the protein MYELKIALRQVLSRKKQTLFAILAVALAVAVITVMMAMLSGFQDELISSSIENNPHIVITPQDENEEFIHLYRHTSARIAEKEGIIAVSPKYLGQVALEYRDNAEGVSLQGVDPVAEENVMRVSKDVVEGDFMTLVHTRDGILLGDKLAENLEVRVGDRVDAVFPGSKTTSFKVIGLTHTGTSADEVTTYARLDSVQEFFDEPGVVSTIGVRVADPYQAEAIAASIEEETGLDAVSWSEANADILNLLDTQMIFVNIFYLLIYGIAGFGIANTLITIVAQRTREIGILKAMGASQKSIMVVFLFQSLVLGAIGLVLGIILGYIVTIALQNYEIEVPQEMYFGLQTLPLEVKPLNFLYAAFFAFIVNIISGIYPARKAAKLDPVKAIESA, from the coding sequence ATGTATGAACTGAAAATCGCTTTGAGGCAGGTACTATCCAGAAAAAAGCAGACCCTTTTTGCCATACTTGCCGTTGCTCTGGCGGTTGCAGTGATCACAGTGATGATGGCAATGCTTTCGGGCTTTCAGGATGAACTTATAAGCTCAAGCATAGAAAATAATCCACATATTGTCATCACTCCTCAGGATGAGAACGAAGAGTTCATACATCTCTACAGGCATACATCTGCCCGAATTGCCGAGAAAGAAGGAATTATAGCCGTATCCCCTAAATACCTGGGCCAGGTGGCACTGGAATACAGGGACAATGCTGAAGGGGTTTCTCTTCAGGGAGTTGACCCTGTGGCTGAAGAGAATGTGATGAGAGTGAGCAAGGATGTTGTAGAGGGGGATTTTATGACCCTTGTCCACACAAGGGACGGGATTCTGCTCGGGGATAAGCTTGCGGAAAACCTTGAGGTCCGTGTGGGGGATAGGGTGGATGCCGTTTTTCCGGGCTCGAAAACAACTTCATTTAAGGTTATCGGGCTAACCCATACCGGTACTTCTGCGGACGAGGTAACAACCTATGCAAGGCTCGATTCGGTACAGGAATTTTTTGACGAGCCCGGCGTTGTGAGCACCATCGGAGTCCGGGTTGCAGACCCCTACCAGGCTGAAGCCATTGCGGCCTCAATTGAAGAAGAAACAGGGCTTGATGCCGTAAGCTGGAGCGAAGCAAATGCTGATATTCTCAACCTCCTTGACACCCAGATGATCTTTGTGAATATCTTCTATCTTCTGATCTACGGGATTGCAGGCTTCGGGATTGCAAATACCCTTATCACCATCGTTGCTCAGAGGACAAGGGAAATCGGTATCCTGAAAGCGATGGGAGCTTCCCAAAAAAGCATAATGGTTGTCTTTCTTTTCCAGTCCCTGGTCCTCGGAGCCATAGGTCTGGTGCTCGGCATCATTCTCGGGTACATTGTGACCATTGCCCTGCAGAATTATGAAATCGAAGTCCCTCAGGAAATGTATTTCGGACTTCAGACCCTTCCTCTTGAGGTAAAGCCCCTTAATTTTTTATATGCTGCCTTTTTTGCTTTCATAGTAAACATAATTTCAGGTATCTACCCTGCAAGAAAAGCTGCAAAACTCGACCCTGTAAAAGCTATTGAAAGTGCCTGA
- a CDS encoding ABC transporter ATP-binding protein: MSSPLLSIEYLNVTFKTSKGPLKANEGISLEIREGETLGLIGETGCGKTTLGKAILRLLSGNAKIEGKIVYRDTDLLSLPEKKMRLFRGKEIGIMFQNPSACLNPVLSTGRQIAEIYRYHEGVGKKEAEEKAGEMLELVGINSLRGHDYPHQFSGGMLQRVMVAIGLALRPGLLIADEPTKGLDTDTKVQIAELIDGLIRRENASMLLITHDLELAGSFVDRIAVMYAGEIVEVGKAAEVISNPKHPYTLDLLHSLPGKGFRTVSGQAPGLLSLPQGCRYHPRCSFRLEVCSQVHPALRGFCDEHLTRCFLSEMGRRKETAPRSSLTEQSAPSYVEEEA; this comes from the coding sequence GTGAGTTCTCCTCTTCTTTCAATAGAGTACCTGAATGTTACTTTTAAAACCTCAAAAGGACCTCTAAAAGCCAATGAGGGTATTTCCCTTGAGATAAGGGAGGGGGAGACCCTGGGGCTTATCGGGGAGACAGGGTGTGGAAAAACCACTCTGGGAAAGGCCATTTTGAGGCTGCTCTCAGGTAACGCGAAAATTGAAGGAAAAATAGTTTACAGGGACACGGATCTTCTTTCCCTCCCCGAAAAAAAAATGAGACTTTTCAGGGGAAAGGAAATCGGAATCATGTTCCAGAACCCTTCAGCCTGTCTCAACCCTGTCCTTTCTACAGGAAGGCAGATTGCAGAAATTTACCGCTACCATGAAGGCGTGGGAAAAAAAGAAGCAGAAGAGAAAGCCGGAGAAATGCTTGAGCTTGTGGGAATAAACTCTTTGAGAGGGCATGACTACCCGCACCAGTTCAGCGGCGGGATGCTGCAGAGAGTTATGGTTGCAATAGGACTTGCCCTCAGGCCCGGACTCCTGATAGCAGATGAACCTACAAAGGGACTCGACACGGACACGAAGGTGCAGATTGCAGAGCTTATTGACGGGCTTATACGGCGGGAAAATGCTTCCATGCTCCTTATCACGCATGACCTGGAGCTTGCCGGCAGCTTTGTTGATAGAATTGCAGTCATGTATGCCGGAGAAATTGTTGAAGTCGGAAAGGCAGCTGAGGTAATTTCCAACCCCAAACATCCCTATACCCTTGACCTGCTGCATTCGCTTCCCGGAAAGGGGTTCAGGACCGTTTCAGGGCAGGCTCCGGGTCTCCTTTCTCTTCCTCAGGGATGCAGGTATCATCCCCGTTGCAGCTTCCGGCTTGAGGTCTGTTCACAGGTCCACCCGGCACTTCGAGGATTTTGTGATGAGCACCTTACCCGTTGCTTTCTCTCCGAAATGGGCAGGAGAAAGGAAACTGCTCCCCGGTCTTCCCTTACCGAACAATCTGCTCCCTCGTATGTGGAGGAGGAAGCATGA